The Schistocerca nitens isolate TAMUIC-IGC-003100 chromosome 7, iqSchNite1.1, whole genome shotgun sequence genome contains a region encoding:
- the LOC126195275 gene encoding coiled-coil domain-containing protein 97 isoform X2, protein MEVDEVSKGREINGQTNEKTRSFNDEKENILCENMLNHVAVNKLAHFKSQQVGEPELSTQQKRDIAKELLIRNPEQFLARFGNHLEEEHLDYFSGVKFDTYEIQFHLRQLRRGLSKKKKQIDIRNRRYQALKKLLDEGTYFSETEMMKRNPLLYEQLIGQFLTKKEIRNRDKCDENAKTFLSILMDQLDREEIERLKQQQRDDEEAAVEEVDTSDEESEENNEINEQDPVREEEEEEDDESDNQMSPSQSDRENDDNEAETSRNSSLKPKKLSRKEKELLREEFVTSMYQSFLDGNDKDFDYSKVDGNPDYECLAVRTQDEEEKYFDAESPEILSGDEDNTCAMQQGNCCDDDDEEDELDLFMKNLKPEATPSDLATEMEKI, encoded by the exons ATGGAAGTAGATGAAGTTTCAAAAGGACGAGAAATAAATGGCCAAACTAATGAAAAGACACGGTCATTCAACGATGAGAAGGAAAATATTCTCTGTGAGAATATGTTAAACCACGTAGCAGTTAACAAGCTTGCGCATTTCAAAAGTCAGCAGGTGGGAGAACCAGAACTGAGCACGCAACAGAAGAGGGATATAGCGAAAGAGCTTCTAATAAGGAACCCAGAACAGTTTCTTGCGAGGTTTGGGAACCACCTTGAGGAAGAACATTTAGACTATTTTTCGGGTGTAAAATTTGATACCTACGAAATCCAATTTCATCTCAGACAGTTGCGAAGAGGACTCAGCAAGAAAAAGAAGCAG ATCGACATACGAAATAGGAGATACCAAGCCTTAAAGAAATTATTGGATGAAGGGACATACTTCAgtgagacagaaatgatgaaacgAAATCCACTTTTATATGAACAGCTAATTGGGCAGTTCCTCACcaagaaagaaataagaaatagAGACAAATGTGATGAAAATGCAAAAAC ATTTCTTTCAATACTGATGGATCAGCTGGACAGAGAAGAAATAGAGCGtctgaaacaacaacaaagagaCGATGAGGAGGCAGCAGTGGAGGAAGTTGATACCAGTGATGAAGAatcagaagaaaataatgaaataaatgaacAAGATCCAgtgagggaggaagaagaagaagaggatgatgagAGTGATAATCAGATGAGTCCTTCACAGAGTGACAGAGAGAATGATGATAATGAGGCTGAGACAAGTCGAAATAGCTCTCTAAAGCCAAAGAAATTGTCTAGGAAAGAGAAGGAGCTTCTCCGAGAAGAATTTGTCACCAGCATGTATCAGAGTTTTCTTGATGGGAATGATAAGGATTTTGATTACAG CAAGGTGGATGGTAATCCAGACTATGAGTGCCTGGCAGTTCGCACACAAGATGAGGAAGAAAAGTATTTTGATGCCGAATCACCAGAGATTTTATCAGGAGATGAAGACAATACCTGTGCCATGCAGCAGGGTAATTgctgtgacgatgatgatgaagaagatgaacTAGATTTATTCATGAAAAACTTGAAACCTGAAGCAACACCAAGTGACCTTGCTACtgaaatggagaaaatataa
- the LOC126195275 gene encoding coiled-coil domain-containing protein 97 isoform X1, translating into MEVDEVSKGREINGQTNEKTRSFNDEKENILCENMLNHVAVNKLAHFKSQQVGEPELSTQQKRDIAKELLIRNPEQFLARFGNHLEEEHLDYFSGVKFDTYEIQFHLRQLRRGLSKKKKQIDIRNRRYQALKKLLDEGTYFSETEMMKRNPLLYEQLIGQFLTKKEIRNRDKCDENAKTFLSILMDQLDREEIERLKQQQRDDEEAAVEEVDTSDEESEENNEINEQDPVREEEEEEDDESDNQMSPSQSDRENDDNEAETSRNSSLKPKKLSRKEKELLREEFVTSMYQSFLDGNDKDFDYSSKVDGNPDYECLAVRTQDEEEKYFDAESPEILSGDEDNTCAMQQGNCCDDDDEEDELDLFMKNLKPEATPSDLATEMEKI; encoded by the exons ATGGAAGTAGATGAAGTTTCAAAAGGACGAGAAATAAATGGCCAAACTAATGAAAAGACACGGTCATTCAACGATGAGAAGGAAAATATTCTCTGTGAGAATATGTTAAACCACGTAGCAGTTAACAAGCTTGCGCATTTCAAAAGTCAGCAGGTGGGAGAACCAGAACTGAGCACGCAACAGAAGAGGGATATAGCGAAAGAGCTTCTAATAAGGAACCCAGAACAGTTTCTTGCGAGGTTTGGGAACCACCTTGAGGAAGAACATTTAGACTATTTTTCGGGTGTAAAATTTGATACCTACGAAATCCAATTTCATCTCAGACAGTTGCGAAGAGGACTCAGCAAGAAAAAGAAGCAG ATCGACATACGAAATAGGAGATACCAAGCCTTAAAGAAATTATTGGATGAAGGGACATACTTCAgtgagacagaaatgatgaaacgAAATCCACTTTTATATGAACAGCTAATTGGGCAGTTCCTCACcaagaaagaaataagaaatagAGACAAATGTGATGAAAATGCAAAAAC ATTTCTTTCAATACTGATGGATCAGCTGGACAGAGAAGAAATAGAGCGtctgaaacaacaacaaagagaCGATGAGGAGGCAGCAGTGGAGGAAGTTGATACCAGTGATGAAGAatcagaagaaaataatgaaataaatgaacAAGATCCAgtgagggaggaagaagaagaagaggatgatgagAGTGATAATCAGATGAGTCCTTCACAGAGTGACAGAGAGAATGATGATAATGAGGCTGAGACAAGTCGAAATAGCTCTCTAAAGCCAAAGAAATTGTCTAGGAAAGAGAAGGAGCTTCTCCGAGAAGAATTTGTCACCAGCATGTATCAGAGTTTTCTTGATGGGAATGATAAGGATTTTGATTACAG CAGCAAGGTGGATGGTAATCCAGACTATGAGTGCCTGGCAGTTCGCACACAAGATGAGGAAGAAAAGTATTTTGATGCCGAATCACCAGAGATTTTATCAGGAGATGAAGACAATACCTGTGCCATGCAGCAGGGTAATTgctgtgacgatgatgatgaagaagatgaacTAGATTTATTCATGAAAAACTTGAAACCTGAAGCAACACCAAGTGACCTTGCTACtgaaatggagaaaatataa